From Daucus carota subsp. sativus chromosome 6, DH1 v3.0, whole genome shotgun sequence:
atatgtgcgCGCGCATGTGTAGTGCCAGCTTTTAATGTgttatgtattaatttttggTGTGTTAAGACTTTTGCTACAAATTTTAAGACAACAATTCTTAAACTTTCGTGCGCACCTATTGAAATTAATAAACTTTTACTACATGCAGTTGTGTATgaagtatttaaatataaatttttgtttaaattaaaaatttccgAATCACCGTGGATATCCGAAATCCTATTTGGACGGGCATGGGACAAAAAATCATCCCCGATGGAGATGGGGCCGGGGATGGACAAAAAATCATCCCCGATGGAGATGGGGCCGGAGATGGGATTTGATTTGAATTCGAGGAACGGGAACGAGTATAGCACTCCCCGATCCGAAGTGACCCGATCACCCGATGTCCATCTCTGGTTCGAGTAAATTGTATTTAGagatacaattcatctacaaGTACGTagacattttaaaataataataataataataataataataataataataataataataataataataataataataataataataataataataataatataccgatattttaaaatattttgatttaactGACTAATCCTTGATTAATCTCTCACAATGTGACCCACCGATTCAAATTCGATTAAttcttataaatttttcttaacgaaatatatattgtatcttttaaaattaaaatattatatctttttaaatatgagCTATGGAATTTatgatatagtaaatatatatttgttaatttataattatcataataataataattaaatattaaaatacatccaATTTTTATCCTAACTAATtctcaattaatcaattttgattaattatagTATTGATTCCctatttttgtaacatgtcgtAACTTGTTAAATTTTTGCAAACAGgctgataaacaataaaatccaACGATATTGGCAAAAGGGCAGAGGGTGCAAAGAAAAGCGAGAGGATAGGAAAAAACAAGGAGCTCGTGATGCTGCAATCCCTGAGAATCCAGCATCAAACCCCTGCTGTTATAACGCATCCGATACCATTATGCAGAGCTGCAGCGCCGAGTTTGCGGGCAATAAGAATGAGAAAGAATCAAGGGAGTCAAGGGAATATGAATATGAATGTGAGCAGAAATGGGTCACTAATAAAGTGTATGGCTAACGAGAGAAGAGTGAAGATGGTGGCCAAACAGATACGAAGAGAGCTATCGGCGATGCTGATTTCAGATAATGTCTTGCAATTCGCTGTGCTTCCTGAGGCTGCTTTAGGGGCTGACCGCTATCTATCTTGTCTCACTACTATTAGTGATGTTGAAGTTTCCTCTGATTTGCAGgttgctttttaattttaatttttcttatctATAAATCAATTATTAGTTTTACATGATTTTCCCTTTTACTGTTTGTTCTAGGTTGCTAAAGTATATGTATCTGTGTTTGGTGATGAGAGGGGAAAGGATGTTGCCATTTCCGGCCTTAAATCGAAAGCCAAATATGTGCGCACCGAGTTGGGAAGGCGTATGAAATTGAGATTGACCCCGGAGATCCGGTTTATTCAAGATGAATCGATAGAGAGGGGAAGCAGGGTAAGAATGCAATTCGAAGCTTGTGttagaatttatatatgttcatatctttgatttattattttccAACTATAATCAAGAATGTGAGTAATAGAGATATGCAATACTAGTTCCCCCCTCTCCATCCCTTTAACCGAATCAATAGTGACGACGATATGGCAGGATTATGTGATTTTAGCCTTTTACATACTCATACACCTCTTCCAGTTGTTATCTCAGATTTCCTTCCGTCGTTATTATGTACATTactgttgtgtttggttggggtgaatgattctgaaaggaatggaatgaaaaatgaactatgttATGGACAattattatgttgtgtttggttgaggagAATGGTTTGAGTAAAATACTtaaaactaatagagataggagagaagttttggaataaatgtaagtgagtgcaaaattgctatgatgagatttgagaagaaattgggggtaggagagaatggagcattccatctcaaattgaaggtatgATCTCGAGCACataatgtaaggaatggaatggaggaaagaataaaatttcttaacaattgcccataatatagttcatttttcattccattccattcgtTATCATTcaacccaaccaaacacaacattaagaAATTTCAAACCtccttccattccattccttacatcatATGCTAAGGATCActccttcaatttgagatggaatgctccattctctcctacacccaatttcttctcaaatctcatcatagcaatttgaCCCTCACttaattt
This genomic window contains:
- the LOC108224936 gene encoding probable ribosome-binding factor A, chloroplastic, which gives rise to MLQSLRIQHQTPAVITHPIPLCRAAAPSLRAIRMRKNQGSQGNMNMNVSRNGSLIKCMANERRVKMVAKQIRRELSAMLISDNVLQFAVLPEAALGADRYLSCLTTISDVEVSSDLQVAKVYVSVFGDERGKDVAISGLKSKAKYVRTELGRRMKLRLTPEIRFIQDESIERGSRVIAILDRLKDEKTVVDRADDRDRSSDLTKDDSSWDGDDPDEEGIIYVK